A region from the Candidatus Tumulicola sp. genome encodes:
- a CDS encoding STAS domain-containing protein encodes MKISVADLGNNQTDARVALVGDLDDAGGKLARAELASAVKSGKINLLIDLDRVGALNSGGLAALIATLRLARERGGDVRVQATQPHIRRVMELTGLSRVFRLASPGLAA; translated from the coding sequence ATGAAAATCTCAGTCGCAGACCTCGGCAATAATCAGACCGATGCGCGGGTCGCTTTGGTCGGCGATCTGGACGACGCCGGCGGCAAGCTCGCCCGTGCGGAGCTTGCAAGCGCCGTGAAATCGGGCAAGATCAATCTTTTGATCGACCTCGACCGCGTCGGCGCGCTCAACTCCGGCGGCCTAGCCGCGCTGATCGCCACCTTGCGGCTCGCCCGCGAACGTGGCGGCGACGTGAGGGTGCAAGCGACGCAGCCGCATATCCGCCGAGTCATGGAACTCACCGGACTGTCGCGGGTCTTTCGCTTAGCATCCCCAGGACTGGCAGCCTAG
- a CDS encoding copper amine oxidase N-terminal domain-containing protein has protein sequence MFFASAPALAISVQVNGVAVAADVAPVEEQGRTLVPARAVFASLGAFVDYDARTKTIIVARPRTTIILHLFSQKATVNGKTAWLDVPALVVRGRTLVPLRFVGESLGASVAYSAANDLVTILLAGAHPYVPGPPTFANSANISGLSVDTHGKSTLSPGDVVQVTMSGTPGGIATFDVAGIVSGIAMHEVASGSYTGFYVVRADRNVNDVHVFAHLQIGSEIVDRESGQALSIVGRLPAIVREQPRPGARTYVMQPSIAGFFDSNGGPPIDPLSVRIFVDNTNVTDYAGISASSFYFTPYYPLAPGWHRVGVYGDNVDGVSFDSDWSFYEIPSYPPGYGYIGQLDPAFVPGYNNGFAYNGFPVLSLTTPTYGVVSSGQIITMLMIALPGGYGTGWVSGAPGTIPLLPLFGYPGYYAGSYVVPGGVNLSGVTLVAQFYPSSGGSVLVTEPTAISIVSSVPRYLQKIVHRPSLPPWQARALIGGASPAPSSTPALRVLPVGPGNRPLPLAMPTPTPAPTPTPTRTPRPHRSVPPQPLDEATPTPTPPQHHWTPTPVPAATPTPAPPPTPTPTPKPQKTPTPTPSPTATSGVPSPKPI, from the coding sequence ATGTTTTTTGCTTCGGCTCCGGCGCTTGCGATTTCGGTTCAGGTCAACGGCGTCGCGGTGGCAGCCGATGTGGCTCCCGTCGAAGAGCAGGGCCGCACCCTCGTTCCCGCGCGCGCGGTGTTCGCGTCGCTGGGCGCCTTCGTCGATTACGACGCGCGGACCAAGACGATCATTGTCGCGCGGCCGCGCACGACCATCATCTTGCACCTGTTCAGCCAGAAGGCGACCGTGAACGGCAAGACCGCGTGGCTCGACGTGCCGGCGCTCGTCGTGCGCGGACGCACGCTCGTGCCGCTGCGTTTCGTGGGCGAATCCTTGGGCGCGTCGGTCGCGTATAGCGCCGCCAACGATCTGGTCACGATTTTGCTTGCGGGCGCGCATCCGTATGTGCCCGGTCCGCCGACCTTCGCGAACAGCGCGAACATCTCGGGCCTGTCCGTCGACACGCACGGCAAATCGACTCTGTCCCCCGGCGACGTCGTGCAGGTGACGATGAGCGGCACGCCCGGCGGCATTGCGACCTTCGATGTCGCGGGCATCGTCAGCGGGATCGCCATGCACGAGGTCGCCAGCGGCTCGTACACCGGCTTCTACGTGGTGCGCGCCGACCGCAACGTCAACGACGTCCACGTGTTCGCGCATCTGCAGATCGGCAGCGAGATCGTCGATCGCGAATCCGGCCAAGCGTTGTCGATCGTCGGGCGCTTGCCGGCCATCGTGCGCGAACAACCGCGCCCGGGTGCGCGCACGTATGTCATGCAACCGTCGATCGCGGGATTCTTCGATAGCAACGGCGGGCCGCCGATCGATCCGCTCTCGGTGCGCATCTTCGTCGACAACACCAACGTCACCGACTACGCCGGCATCTCCGCGTCGAGTTTTTATTTCACGCCGTACTATCCGCTGGCGCCGGGATGGCATCGCGTCGGCGTGTACGGTGACAACGTCGACGGCGTTTCCTTTGACAGCGATTGGTCGTTCTACGAGATCCCATCGTACCCGCCGGGTTACGGATATATCGGTCAGCTCGATCCGGCGTTTGTGCCGGGTTATAACAACGGCTTTGCTTACAATGGCTTCCCGGTGCTGTCGCTGACGACGCCGACGTATGGCGTGGTTTCGAGCGGACAGATCATCACCATGTTGATGATCGCGCTGCCGGGAGGCTATGGCACGGGCTGGGTGTCCGGCGCGCCCGGGACGATTCCGCTGCTGCCGCTCTTCGGCTACCCGGGTTACTATGCGGGCTCATACGTGGTGCCAGGCGGCGTGAATCTTTCCGGGGTGACGTTGGTGGCGCAGTTCTATCCGTCCAGCGGCGGTTCGGTGCTGGTGACCGAGCCGACGGCGATCTCGATCGTGTCCAGCGTGCCGCGCTACTTGCAAAAAATTGTGCACCGCCCGTCGCTGCCGCCGTGGCAGGCTCGCGCTTTGATTGGCGGCGCGTCGCCCGCGCCCTCGTCCACGCCGGCGCTGCGCGTGTTGCCGGTCGGTCCTGGAAATCGGCCGCTGCCGTTAGCCATGCCGACGCCGACTCCAGCGCCTACGCCTACGCCGACTCGCACGCCGCGACCGCACCGCTCGGTTCCGCCGCAACCTTTGGATGAAGCGACGCCGACGCCAACGCCGCCGCAACATCATTGGACCCCGACGCCCGTGCCCGCGGCGACACCAACGCCCGCACCACCACCGACTCCCACGCCGACGCCGAAGCCTCAGAAGACGCCAACGCCGACACCGAGCCCGACGGCGACTTCCGGCGTCCCGTCGCCAAAACCGATCTAG
- a CDS encoding VOC family protein yields the protein MGNPVVHFEVMGKDAKALQSFYKQAFDWQFEPPVAGVNVPNYSLVHPQNGSTKGGIDGINGGIGDSPEGYAGHVTFYVAVPDIKAALGKIETLGGKRLMGPDVVPGGGPTIAMFADPEEHVIGLVQI from the coding sequence ATGGGTAACCCGGTCGTTCATTTCGAAGTCATGGGAAAAGACGCGAAAGCGCTTCAGAGCTTCTATAAGCAAGCATTTGATTGGCAGTTCGAGCCGCCCGTCGCCGGTGTCAACGTTCCGAACTATTCGCTTGTGCATCCTCAGAACGGCAGCACCAAAGGCGGCATCGACGGCATCAACGGCGGCATCGGCGACTCACCGGAGGGCTATGCAGGCCACGTCACGTTCTACGTAGCGGTTCCCGACATCAAGGCCGCGCTCGGCAAGATCGAGACTCTCGGCGGCAAGCGCTTGATGGGTCCCGACGTCGTGCCGGGCGGAGGTCCCACGATTGCCATGTTCGCCGATCCCGAGGAACACGTCATCGGGCTCGTGCAAATATAG
- a CDS encoding helix-turn-helix domain-containing protein, which produces MKTRAYGQFCGLARALEVVGERWAVLIVRDLLVGPRRFTDLHRGLPKIPTNVLTARLKELEAAGVVRRRVLPRPSGSVIYELTEYGAELEDVLIRLGRWGAKLLDEPRSEEIITVDSMVMAMRSTFHPEAARGLHAGFELHFGDIVIHARVDNGKVLAAAGALPAPDLIIEAGPAIKELMTGAISPTEAIKSGSVHLKGNAKLLTRFAEIFRIEPMPESVGAVAS; this is translated from the coding sequence ATGAAGACTCGGGCCTACGGCCAGTTCTGCGGGCTCGCGAGGGCCCTTGAGGTCGTCGGCGAGCGCTGGGCCGTGCTCATCGTGCGCGACCTTCTCGTGGGTCCAAGGCGCTTTACCGACCTGCACCGCGGGCTGCCGAAGATCCCGACCAACGTGCTAACGGCGAGGCTCAAGGAGCTCGAGGCCGCAGGCGTGGTGCGGCGGCGCGTGCTGCCGCGCCCCTCGGGCTCGGTGATCTACGAGTTGACCGAGTACGGCGCGGAGCTCGAGGATGTGTTGATCCGGCTCGGCCGCTGGGGCGCGAAACTGCTCGACGAACCCCGGTCGGAAGAGATCATCACCGTCGACTCGATGGTCATGGCGATGCGATCCACATTCCACCCCGAGGCCGCTCGCGGACTGCATGCGGGGTTCGAGCTGCATTTCGGCGACATCGTCATCCACGCTCGCGTCGATAACGGCAAAGTCCTAGCCGCGGCCGGAGCGCTGCCGGCGCCAGACTTGATCATTGAAGCAGGACCTGCGATCAAGGAGTTGATGACCGGCGCGATCAGCCCCACCGAAGCGATCAAGAGCGGAAGCGTGCACCTCAAGGGCAATGCGAAGCTGCTGACGCGCTTCGCCGAGATTTTCCGCATCGAGCCGATGCCTGAGAGCGTCGGCGCTGTCGCGAGCTAG
- a CDS encoding YbhB/YbcL family Raf kinase inhibitor-like protein produces MLLPILAAATTFVLASHAIPHEGATLPATSVYHGYNCTGANMSPDLEWSGARKATKSFALTMFDPDAPVNGGWWHWIVFNIPAGWSGLKENAGAASGKLTAGAMIQGMTSFGSPAYGGPCPPPGPAHHYVFTLYALDVAKVDGAGASTTGPDLLKLIEKHTLAKTTLTGRYGR; encoded by the coding sequence ATGTTATTGCCGATCCTTGCCGCAGCCACGACGTTTGTATTAGCCAGTCACGCGATCCCACACGAAGGCGCCACGCTGCCCGCGACATCCGTGTACCACGGTTACAATTGCACCGGCGCCAACATGTCGCCCGATCTCGAGTGGAGCGGCGCCCGAAAAGCGACCAAGAGTTTCGCGCTGACGATGTTCGATCCGGATGCTCCCGTGAACGGCGGCTGGTGGCATTGGATCGTGTTCAACATCCCCGCCGGCTGGAGCGGACTCAAGGAAAACGCTGGCGCCGCCAGCGGTAAGTTGACTGCCGGCGCGATGATCCAAGGCATGACGAGCTTCGGTTCGCCGGCCTATGGCGGGCCGTGCCCGCCCCCCGGCCCGGCGCATCATTATGTCTTCACGCTGTACGCCCTCGACGTCGCGAAGGTTGACGGCGCGGGTGCGAGCACCACCGGCCCCGATCTCTTGAAACTCATCGAGAAGCACACCTTGGCCAAAACCACGCTCACCGGCCGATATGGCCGGTAG
- a CDS encoding DoxX family membrane protein, with protein sequence MPNLWLRAVDYGIIGFAEKYGLWLLRLALGIIFIWFGALKVLGISPAAELVASVLTFVPAHTAVLSLGILEIAIGVGLITGLAARLTLLLFALQMAGTFVVLVLKPELSFQQGNPFALTMTGEFVVKNLVLLTAGFAVAAQIPKTRPGEGLFGMLRRNQPLIRPPRAHRHR encoded by the coding sequence GTGCCTAATCTTTGGCTTCGCGCCGTCGACTACGGCATCATCGGCTTCGCCGAAAAATACGGTCTGTGGCTGCTGCGCCTGGCGCTGGGAATAATCTTCATCTGGTTCGGCGCGCTCAAGGTGCTCGGCATCAGTCCGGCTGCTGAGTTGGTCGCCAGCGTGCTCACCTTTGTGCCGGCGCACACCGCCGTTCTTTCACTCGGCATACTCGAGATCGCGATCGGCGTCGGTCTGATCACCGGTTTGGCCGCCCGGCTCACGCTGTTGCTCTTCGCGCTGCAGATGGCGGGCACGTTCGTGGTTCTCGTGCTCAAACCGGAGCTCTCGTTTCAGCAAGGCAATCCGTTCGCACTGACCATGACGGGCGAGTTCGTGGTCAAGAATCTCGTGCTGCTGACCGCAGGGTTCGCGGTGGCGGCGCAGATTCCGAAAACCCGCCCTGGCGAAGGACTCTTCGGGATGCTACGCCGCAATCAGCCGCTAATACGTCCGCCCCGCGCTCACCGTCACCGATAG
- a CDS encoding ABC transporter ATP-binding protein gives MNASGLAVDNLTRRFGKLVAVDGLSFSAQRGEIVGLLGPNGAGKTTTLLCLAGLLRPNAGSIALDGRKLGPDRARLIALVPETPEVYPMLTVWEHLVFVAKSCRLDGAWEDRAQGLITRLDLLDKRDELGESLSKGMRQKTLIACTVLADSPVVMLDEPMIGLDPKGQRELRGILKDLREQGRTIIMSTHLLESAESMCDRVIIMKAGRALATGPVAELRSRGSRADETLEDIFLELTR, from the coding sequence ATGAACGCTTCCGGGCTTGCGGTCGACAACCTCACACGCCGCTTCGGAAAGCTCGTCGCCGTCGACGGGCTTTCGTTTTCCGCGCAGCGTGGCGAGATCGTCGGACTGCTCGGCCCCAACGGCGCAGGCAAAACGACGACGCTTTTGTGCCTGGCCGGGCTACTGCGCCCCAATGCGGGAAGCATCGCCTTAGATGGCCGCAAGCTCGGGCCCGATCGCGCGCGCCTGATCGCGCTGGTCCCCGAAACGCCGGAAGTGTATCCGATGTTGACCGTCTGGGAGCATTTGGTCTTCGTCGCCAAGAGCTGCCGCCTCGACGGCGCGTGGGAAGACCGCGCGCAAGGGCTCATCACGCGCCTCGATCTCTTGGACAAGCGCGACGAGCTCGGCGAATCGCTTTCGAAGGGCATGCGCCAAAAGACGCTCATCGCGTGCACGGTGCTCGCGGACTCACCGGTGGTCATGCTGGACGAACCGATGATCGGTCTCGATCCCAAGGGCCAGCGCGAACTGCGCGGCATCCTCAAAGATCTGCGCGAGCAAGGCCGCACGATCATCATGAGCACGCATCTGCTCGAGTCGGCGGAGAGCATGTGCGATCGCGTCATCATCATGAAGGCCGGCCGCGCGCTGGCCACGGGCCCGGTCGCCGAATTGCGCAGTCGTGGCAGCCGCGCAGACGAGACGCTCGAAGACATCTTCTTGGAATTGACCCGATGA
- a CDS encoding cob(I)yrinic acid a,c-diamide adenosyltransferase translates to MTRIYTRAGDAGQTGLVGGQRVSKDSARIQCFGAVDECSSVIGLARRDLADHKDSAKARQLDAWLAWAQDMLFNLGSDLATQPKDRTDKMPSITQRDVDALEKAIDAAERELEPLHTFIHPGGAYAGGLLHLARTICRRAERAMVTLASSEPLEAVALKYVNRLSDALFVWARWINREFGEPEHQWNPKSEPPKPD, encoded by the coding sequence ATGACGCGCATCTACACGCGCGCTGGCGACGCAGGGCAAACGGGTCTGGTCGGCGGCCAGCGAGTTTCCAAGGACAGCGCGCGCATCCAATGTTTTGGGGCGGTGGACGAATGTTCCAGCGTGATCGGATTGGCACGCCGCGATCTGGCCGACCACAAGGACAGCGCGAAAGCGCGGCAGCTCGACGCGTGGCTGGCTTGGGCGCAGGACATGTTATTCAATCTCGGCAGCGATCTGGCGACGCAGCCAAAAGATCGAACCGACAAGATGCCGAGCATCACGCAGCGCGACGTCGATGCGCTCGAAAAGGCGATCGACGCGGCCGAGCGCGAGCTCGAACCGTTGCACACGTTCATCCATCCCGGCGGCGCGTATGCCGGCGGCCTATTGCACCTCGCGCGAACCATCTGCCGTCGCGCCGAGCGCGCAATGGTGACGTTGGCGTCCAGCGAGCCGCTCGAAGCGGTCGCCCTGAAGTACGTCAATCGACTTTCGGATGCGCTCTTCGTGTGGGCGCGCTGGATCAATCGCGAATTCGGCGAGCCCGAGCATCAGTGGAATCCAAAGTCGGAGCCGCCGAAACCAGACTAG
- a CDS encoding DUF4214 domain-containing protein — protein sequence MNRTLFSAALAALAVVFTAIPALSAPSHEQNMAYVAALYRDVLQRSPGYDGLAAWVPGLDSGSKSRVDVAREFIKSDEYRRLRVRDMFSAYMHRGMTDADLANFVRNGGSLRSLRVSLLASQEYFSLHGSNARGWLNGLFRDMLGRSPGYGGVETWVQQINQGKNRTEIVNEIYGSPEALGRIVDSLYGAFLKRAADPSGKAQNVQAMQRGTTEEDIAVGLLTTAEYYNRNQTGNGVVGPPFGFGGGNNPGNYGLQQGDAAQFVNQNVPNGMIAGQTYYVSVSMRNTGRTQWDPNSYALNVYPDGTPTWSTIAIPMPAPVNPGNAVTFTFNVIAPQSPGTYDFRWQLRRAGFGFFGDVTQDLSVTVSAGRTY from the coding sequence ATGAATCGAACGCTCTTTTCGGCGGCCCTCGCCGCGTTGGCAGTCGTCTTTACGGCCATCCCGGCCCTGAGCGCGCCAAGCCACGAACAGAACATGGCGTACGTCGCCGCGCTCTATCGCGACGTGCTCCAGCGCTCGCCCGGCTACGACGGGTTGGCGGCCTGGGTGCCGGGCTTGGATAGCGGCTCGAAGTCGCGCGTGGATGTCGCCCGCGAGTTCATCAAGAGCGACGAGTATCGCAGGCTCCGCGTGCGTGACATGTTCTCGGCCTATATGCACCGCGGCATGACGGACGCCGATCTGGCGAACTTCGTCCGGAACGGCGGGTCGCTGCGCAGCCTGCGCGTGTCGCTGCTGGCCTCGCAGGAATACTTCTCGCTGCACGGCTCCAACGCGCGCGGCTGGCTCAACGGTCTGTTCCGAGACATGCTTGGCCGCAGCCCGGGTTACGGCGGCGTGGAGACTTGGGTGCAGCAGATCAACCAGGGTAAGAATCGAACCGAGATCGTGAATGAGATCTACGGGAGTCCTGAGGCCCTCGGGCGCATCGTCGACTCGCTGTACGGCGCGTTTCTCAAGCGTGCAGCCGACCCGTCGGGCAAAGCGCAGAACGTTCAAGCGATGCAGCGCGGCACGACCGAAGAGGATATCGCGGTCGGGCTTCTGACGACGGCTGAGTACTACAATCGCAACCAGACCGGCAATGGGGTCGTCGGCCCGCCGTTCGGTTTCGGCGGGGGCAACAACCCTGGCAATTACGGATTACAGCAAGGTGACGCCGCTCAGTTCGTCAATCAAAACGTGCCCAACGGCATGATCGCCGGACAGACGTACTATGTCTCGGTCAGCATGCGCAATACGGGCAGAACGCAATGGGATCCGAACAGCTACGCGCTCAACGTGTATCCGGACGGCACGCCCACGTGGTCGACGATCGCTATCCCGATGCCGGCGCCGGTCAACCCGGGTAACGCCGTGACCTTCACCTTCAACGTGATCGCACCGCAGTCGCCGGGGACTTACGATTTCCGCTGGCAGCTGCGCCGCGCAGGCTTCGGTTTCTTCGGAGATGTCACGCAGGACCTATCGGTGACGGTGAGCGCGGGGCGGACGTATTAG
- a CDS encoding glycosyltransferase family 1 protein: protein MTLHIGVDAWNLPGDRRGIGRYTRAILRRWAEVDQRRVRTTLLVPEWPAFLHATHYRRHGGVPRAAVAHRRAAHPTIDGVWYPWNGMSWIASRPAIATLHDASLFAMPPADPDVREREQRPFRQAALHAKHFITDSHFSKTELTKHLAIEPDRIDVVHLGVDAALATGAPAHFDGVSRYVLFVGEVEPRKGLDTLLQALSRMPAERQAEIALVVAGRFDPASVTTLPDVRIIALGHVHDDRLASLYAGAAALVYPSRYEGFGLPVLEAMAAGTPVVASDAGGIPEAGGDAALYFKSGDVASLAAVLERVLTNDELAAELRERGKLRAAQMSWDKTAEETLAVFEHVLT from the coding sequence ATGACCTTGCACATCGGCGTCGATGCGTGGAACCTGCCGGGTGACCGGCGCGGGATCGGCAGATACACGCGCGCGATCCTGCGGCGCTGGGCTGAAGTCGATCAGCGCCGCGTGCGCACCACGCTGCTCGTTCCCGAGTGGCCCGCCTTCTTGCACGCGACGCACTATCGACGCCACGGCGGCGTGCCACGAGCCGCGGTTGCACACCGGCGCGCCGCCCACCCAACGATCGACGGCGTGTGGTATCCCTGGAACGGCATGAGCTGGATCGCCTCGCGCCCTGCGATAGCGACGCTGCACGACGCATCGCTGTTCGCGATGCCCCCGGCGGATCCGGACGTGCGGGAGCGCGAGCAGCGCCCGTTCCGGCAAGCCGCTTTGCACGCCAAACACTTCATCACGGACTCGCATTTCTCGAAAACCGAATTGACCAAGCACTTGGCCATCGAGCCGGATCGCATCGACGTGGTGCACTTAGGGGTCGATGCGGCGTTAGCCACGGGCGCGCCGGCGCACTTCGATGGCGTTTCGCGTTACGTGCTTTTCGTCGGCGAAGTGGAGCCACGCAAAGGCTTGGACACGTTGTTGCAAGCGCTGAGCCGAATGCCGGCTGAGAGGCAAGCTGAGATCGCACTGGTCGTGGCCGGCCGTTTTGACCCCGCCAGCGTGACCACTCTGCCTGACGTGCGCATCATCGCGCTTGGACACGTGCACGACGACCGCTTAGCTTCGCTCTACGCCGGCGCAGCAGCGCTGGTCTATCCCTCGCGCTACGAAGGCTTCGGACTGCCGGTACTCGAGGCGATGGCAGCCGGCACGCCCGTCGTCGCGTCGGATGCCGGAGGCATACCGGAAGCCGGCGGCGATGCGGCGCTCTATTTCAAGTCAGGCGACGTCGCGTCGCTCGCCGCGGTGCTCGAACGCGTGCTCACCAATGATGAACTCGCAGCCGAGTTGCGCGAGCGCGGCAAACTGCGGGCCGCGCAAATGTCCTGGGACAAGACAGCCGAGGAGACGCTGGCGGTCTTCGAACACGTCCTTACATGA
- a CDS encoding putative ABC exporter domain-containing protein, with amino-acid sequence MNALAALGALAYLEWRLAVNRLKVVLHQPGRLVVWGLFALWVLYVTIGRVSRGSYVGTAVFALPHEIAATALALFPALYLALMGFTMARSTLRPPAAFAYPADSRFLCGSALPQQAVAFWLQWREFIGSGQRYIFAIIAMGVGFRGAGASLILIVLTVVVGAGILQMLRLPVFLVAQRYPKARVGLIGGVLLIGGAAALAYPIYAAWPNEGALLKSIPLHAFALPPGSWLVGTALGQWPSMLALFITALALAGLAAVAAGDCYPELWESSVRQYAQRVRLRSRLLGTRAESALPDAGAGLRVRPVELSLARVPAGPWPIFWKDWLALRRSPEASRGAIGFILVAIGIGAVFGFIARGGGTETLIGLGVGLGYAAVALSAQRSVTLAVELRKPMWWLSSVPLPERLATWTLSAALRLTVFVALGVIVAALISGAYAAAGLVLALLPVFFWVGQSVGVAAYSIFPSKGDLRGPGALARMLACYLLFLPPIGIWVVLQFVFGQAVIVSALAACSWAVLEGIGLIWFASTRLAGNGMAFAWAEQR; translated from the coding sequence ATGAACGCGCTGGCCGCGCTCGGCGCGCTTGCGTACCTCGAATGGCGCTTGGCGGTCAATCGCCTGAAGGTCGTCCTGCACCAGCCCGGTCGGCTCGTGGTGTGGGGGCTCTTCGCGCTCTGGGTTTTGTACGTCACGATCGGCCGCGTCTCGCGGGGCAGCTACGTCGGCACCGCGGTGTTCGCGCTGCCGCACGAAATCGCGGCCACGGCGCTCGCGTTGTTCCCTGCGCTGTACCTTGCGCTGATGGGGTTCACGATGGCGCGCTCGACGTTGCGCCCTCCCGCCGCCTTCGCGTATCCCGCCGATTCGCGTTTCCTGTGCGGCTCGGCGTTGCCGCAGCAAGCGGTCGCGTTTTGGCTGCAGTGGCGGGAGTTCATCGGTTCGGGTCAGCGCTACATCTTCGCCATTATCGCGATGGGCGTCGGCTTTCGCGGCGCCGGAGCGTCGCTGATCCTCATCGTGTTGACCGTCGTCGTCGGGGCCGGGATCTTGCAGATGCTGCGGCTTCCGGTATTTTTGGTGGCGCAGCGCTATCCGAAGGCGCGCGTGGGATTGATCGGCGGCGTTTTGCTGATCGGGGGCGCGGCTGCACTCGCCTATCCGATCTACGCAGCCTGGCCGAACGAAGGCGCGTTATTGAAGTCGATACCGCTGCACGCGTTCGCGCTGCCGCCGGGCAGTTGGCTGGTCGGAACCGCGCTTGGTCAGTGGCCATCCATGCTCGCGCTCTTCATCACGGCGCTCGCGCTGGCGGGTCTTGCCGCCGTGGCCGCTGGGGATTGCTATCCCGAGCTATGGGAATCATCCGTGCGTCAGTACGCGCAGCGTGTGCGCTTGCGGTCGCGGCTACTCGGCACGCGCGCAGAATCTGCGCTACCGGATGCCGGCGCCGGGCTGCGCGTGCGCCCGGTCGAACTCTCGCTTGCGCGCGTTCCCGCGGGACCGTGGCCGATTTTTTGGAAGGACTGGCTGGCGCTGCGGCGTTCACCGGAAGCCTCGCGCGGCGCGATCGGATTTATCCTGGTCGCGATCGGCATCGGCGCCGTGTTCGGGTTCATCGCTCGGGGGGGCGGCACTGAGACGCTCATCGGGCTGGGGGTCGGACTCGGTTATGCGGCCGTCGCGCTTTCCGCCCAGCGCTCTGTGACACTCGCCGTGGAATTGCGCAAGCCGATGTGGTGGCTCTCCTCGGTGCCGCTGCCGGAGCGGCTTGCCACGTGGACGCTTTCCGCCGCCTTGAGACTCACCGTGTTTGTCGCGTTAGGCGTGATCGTCGCGGCGCTGATCTCGGGCGCGTACGCGGCCGCGGGGTTGGTCTTGGCGTTGCTGCCCGTCTTCTTCTGGGTCGGCCAGTCGGTGGGCGTGGCAGCCTACTCCATCTTCCCCTCCAAAGGTGACCTGCGCGGGCCGGGGGCGCTGGCGCGGATGCTAGCCTGTTATTTGTTGTTCCTACCGCCCATCGGCATTTGGGTGGTGCTTCAGTTCGTGTTCGGGCAGGCGGTAATCGTGTCGGCGCTGGCGGCCTGCTCTTGGGCGGTGCTCGAGGGTATCGGACTCATCTGGTTCGCCTCCACGCGCTTGGCCGGGAACGGCATGGCATTCGCCTGGGCGGAACAGCGCTAA